The proteins below come from a single Drosophila kikkawai strain 14028-0561.14 chromosome 3R, DkikHiC1v2, whole genome shotgun sequence genomic window:
- the eIF4G2 gene encoding eukaryotic translation initiation factor 4 gamma, translating to MFLQTGGGGKGTRPQSTHQQNHNHQAQHHQTAHSHHHHLQQQQQQQQQQQQQQQQVRSNLLHQQEQQQAAHALFVPNHSGLHHHQQQQLLQQQHQQQQQQQAAAAVHLQQQLQQQQQQQQQVQAQAHHPPVIFYNTPPYAAHSAAGNSNATGGGGAAHQLSAAASTGSLGHQGHSGGHHGGGVHGANGVLAPSNSSAANLNRALSNPTLPPHFPQSAGLIATPGGNAAGTGATYISAAYIPYTQGAQLMSMQSAVPFPTNGAGGAPAAAFYTPTPPQPQQQQKQLQAPNGQQPGPGGAAATGQLPTIAYYVQNSGANNVTSGGNSHSRNIRGTQRAAAPPQHTNFFAYAMAPTNAQRPAPAAVAPMINSHNGALNGAATFHLTPNFIPGLALGQPPTGMAAAPMLAPTGMQAAPPPAPSGLHTYTPPIHMQNSSATAMAGNVPNVAGVQAVATGGFSNTSLTAPPVVGGAQQQQQQPQLGGASCDKVGKRRYAIPIIHPDTKENVMDPSSSVFIKKDSASSTMTPSTELLDSDSNSTTCLYQAPAILMDSTSGSSLLSSALAEHQMQNVQPKGALSLGEISGLQFGEDEEEESGLDQGGLSTTSGVTDKDQISVIVKDILAHSGNTDEHLSFWQYSDVDNVTETHPSLPLVHKELTQATEAIEAGPQPAVLFQEPAKKQRPKSANKQSTATPTSIANDVAEATASGCSGNISILSRSQPMQTPLSSPGSRPPVQKPISKSIATTAVPTASPIKKSSTAPLATTTATSTTTSSGASSSAASTPTHTVRQQRQPQQQQHQVNVQQQAKQQQQQVAGRAVPTPNRISAAVTQLAGTNSSNSSNITKNQRKAKKRARDLEKKKQKSTIISTTTSSSQGQGNRGNGGNGVEPEENTNNNNTTSTTTLTAATTTKHDGTATTVNDKATAQPTTDKLSATTSNNPSFISSTIRDDNTVLRPKEPQQLMSQNNNNNDEDDITDDMDGEADSDAESDSKEDSGMSSRNPQVKHLANEEIVAKFLQKSSPDTSVASFSETQQLQFLNSSSSACEEDEPPALDVVVCTKIEENVMVDLKFGDFNEEAARQDTGFICSSTWSSSTISQAADDASSFSSKSGDNVDCAPKVSGESIVNPGERSAGGSKKSSPLHQAKGKGVESSPKAKQHKTKSKSPSPSSGSASGAIAIPPIRNYRYSMETLRELSKLNDSRKPPMVPCQKGDCISQLFVSRQQQQQQHHAHTHAHAHSQQFQQYQHMNFNESLEYVPGKRGRGHGANKKHHDGHQQMGGGSGGMGGGGGGLASNPNQRHMDIIRVQLSLKEEIKLSECENAWQPEPLRRTSMAQGQDEDNDVEGVLKKVRGILNKLTPDNFEVLLKEMSSIKMDNEAKMTNVMLLIFEKTISEPNFAPTYARFCKVLFHEIKAENKSLFTSSLITRIQHEFESNVNDANAKAKKLQPTVDRINQCTDPAKKAELRSEMEDLEYQFRRRAWGTVRFIGELFKLQSLTSDRVLNCVESLLEHGCEEKLEYMCKLLTTVGHLLETTLPEQYQLRDRIEKIFRRIQDIVNRSRGTGHRQQAHIKISSRVRFMMQDVLDLRVRNWDQPASNQTQGGARNQRHKPHDDSKDQQQHHSGGGGGGGGSRGGGMSQHSQPMHHQQQQQKHHHHGHDSGNNYFMQKMPKQQQHENQSLSIDPSKLRFSSSNVSDDSHAKLGNSSHYQWRSGNRPVSGPPSTNTSVPPPTPTSLLKRLPPPGQNFSLSPYHQPPPPLGTPLPAVHVSGGNRSSHVEHQTDIAFTGKQCQELITQLVEEVLNTRDWQPEVLVMWRSYSGKQHSKTLQYLMINYLHGAAVKRQQRLACGNVFAYLMSKEALDKATFGQAYTRFSDEFPDLLVDVPNGWSYVFEFLGPIMHSGRLDLKDVWQRRWLEDSFFTDRFVFAFVNYFVQEFGAAYARKVWHNDYKLDRGQLFWNDVGKYREFVQSHSFYFLDNNGVPGQGQGKTQPKAKGGASSSATTPRSPLEHVERIRYLLALSCDMAIDYINTNVAINAHFVRQLTKFLCCDYALTVMTKSNKGGGKALQLQLNTESFRTRCTPLLRLCIDAQEALEIACIDEAVDSLQQHFMAELEGDEMAAGETICSTFSVLYDSEVIPKESFDKWYKLEIGHSSAYRRPFIDQLRDFIEEM from the exons ATGTTCCTGCAAACGGGAGGGGGTGGGAAGGGAACCAGGCCACAGTCGACACACCAGCAAAACCACAACCACCAAGCCCAGCACCACCAGACGGCGCACTCGCACCACCAtcacctgcagcagcagcagcaacagcagcagcagcaacaacagcagcagcagcaggtgcgcAGCAATCTCCTTCACcaacaggagcaacagcaggccGCCCACGCATTGTTTGTTCCAAACCACAGCGGTCTCCATcaccaccaacagcagcagctgttgcaacagcagcaccaacaacaacaacagcagcaggcagccGCCGCCGTCCACCTTCAGCAACAGCttcaacaacagcagcagcagcagcagcaggtacAAGCGCAGGCGCACCATCCTCCGGTTATATTCTACAACACACCGCCATACGCTGCCCACTCGGCTGCGGGCAATAGTAATGccactggcggcggcggcgctgCCCACCAACTGAGCGCCGCCGCCAGCACCGGCTCGCTGGGCCACCAGGGACACAGTGGCGGACATCATGGTGGTGGTGTCCACGGCGCCAATGGGGTGCTTGCGCCCTCCAATTCCAGCGCCGCCAATCTTAACCGGGCGCTGAGCAACCCCACATTGCCACCCCATTTCCCGCAGTCAGCTGGCCTGATCGCAACCCCCGGCGGCAATGCGGCCGGGACCGGAGCCACCTACATATCCGCCGCCTACATACCGTACACCCAGGGCGCGCAACTGATGAGTATGCAATCGGCGGTGCCATTCCCCACGAACGGAGCGGGAGGAGCTCCGGCGGCCGCCTTCTATACGCCAACGCCACCGCagcctcagcagcagcagaagcagttGCAGGCGCCAAATGGCCAGCAGCCGGGTCCGGGAGGTGCTGCCGCAACAGGACAGCTGCCGACTATTGCCTACTATGTGCAAAATAGTGGGGCTAACAATGTGACCAGCGGCGGCAACTCCCACAGTCGCAACATACGAGGTACCCAGAGGGCGGCGGCTCCGCCCCAGCATACGAACTTCTTCGCCTACGCCATGGCCCCGACAAATGCCCAGCGTCCTGCTCCGGCTGCCGTGGCTCCCATGATAAACTCACACAACGGGGCCCTGAACGGAGCCGCCACCTTCCATCTGACGCCCAACTTTATTCCGGGCCTGGCTCTGGGACAGCCTCCCACTGGGATGGCAGCGGCACCCATGCTGGCACCAACTGGAATGCAGGCTGCACCTCCTCCAGCGCCATCAGGATTACACACCTATACACCACCCATACACATGCAAAACAGCAGCGCCACGGCCATGGCCGGCAATGTGCCGAATGTGGCTGGAGTGCAGGCGGTGGCCACTGGCGGATTCTCCAATACATCGCTAACGGCTCCACCGGTAGTCGGCGGGgctcagcaacaacaacagcaaccacAACTAGGAGGAGCCAGCTGCGACAAGGTGGGTAAACGACGATATGCCATTCCCATTATTCATCCGGACACTAAGGAGAATGTGATGGACCCGAGCAGCTCCGTGTTCATTAAGAAGGACTCAGCCTCCTCGACAATGACACCGAGCACTGAGCTGCTGGATTCGGATAGCAACAGTACCACGTGCTTATATCAGGCACCGGCCATTCTCATGGATTCCACCTCGGGCTCGTCCCTGCTCTCTTCCGCTTTGGCCGAACATCAGATGCAGAATGTTCAGCCGAAAGGTGCTCTCTCCTTGGGGGAAATATCTGGACTGCAATTCGGGgaagatgaggaggaggaatcGGGTCTGGATCAGGGTGGCCTCTCCACCACGTCCGGGGTGACTGATAAGGACCAGATTAGTGTGATTGTAAAGGATATACTGGCCCACTCCGGCAACACCGATGAGCATCTCAGCTTCTGGCAGTACAGTGACG TCGACAATGTCACGGAGACCCATCCTAGCCTGCCACTCGTACACAAGGAATTGACTCAGGCGACTGAAGCTATCGAGGCGGGACCCCAGCCCGCCGTACTGTTCCAAGAGCCAGCCAAAAAGCAGCGCCCCAAGTCGGCCAACAAGCAAA GTACCGCCACGCCCACATCTATAGCGAATGACGTGGCCGAGGCAACGGCCAGCGGCTGCTCGGGCAACATATCCATTCTGTCCCGAAGCCAGCCAATGCAGACGCCTCTCTCGTCGCCAGGCTCACGACCACCAGTTCAGAAGCCCATCAGTAAATCCATAGCGACCACAGCGGTACCGACAGCGTCGCCCATCAAAAAGTCCAGTACTGCTCCACTGGCGACCACCACAGCCACCTCCACCACGACAAGTTCGGGGGCCTCTTCATCGGCAGCCTCCACCCCCACACACACGGTTAGGCAGCAAAGGCaaccacaacagcagcagcatcaagtGAATGTCCAGCAGCAggcaaagcagcagcagcagcaggtggcgGGAAGAGCAGTCCCGACTCCCAACCGCATCTCGGCGGCCGTCACCCAGCTCGCTGGCACCAATAgttccaacagcagcaatatAACCAAAAATCAGCGCAAGGCAAAGAAGCGGGCCAGGGATTTggagaaaaagaaacaaaagtcGACGataatcagcaccaccacaagCAGCAGCCAAGGTCAGGGCAACAGGGGCAATGGAGGAAATGGAGTAGAGCCGGAGGAAAacacaaacaataacaacaccaCTTCAACAACAACTCtaacagcggcaacaacaaccaaacaTGACGGAACGGCAACAACTGTCAATGACAAAGCCACGGCGCAACCGACGACTGATAAGCTTAGTGCAACAACTAGTAATAATCCTAGCTTCATAAGTTCTACAATAAGAGACGACAACACTGTGCTGAGGCCCAAGGAGCCGCAGCAGTTGATGAGccaaaacaataataacaatgaCGAGGATGACATCACAGACGACATGGATGGCGAAGCAGACAGCGACGCTGAAT CTGACAGCAAGGAAGACAGCGGCATGTCTAGCCGGAATCCCCAAGTCAAGCACTTGGCCAACGAGGAGATTGTGGCCAAGTTTCTGCAGAAGAGCAGCCCAGACACTTCCGTTGCATCCTTTTCGGAAACACAGCAGTTACAGTTCCttaacagcagcagctcggCGTGCGAGGAAGATGAGCCGCCAGCCCTCGATGTCGTCGTGTGCACCAAAATCGAAGAGAATGTCATGGTGGACCTGAAGTTTGGAGACTTCAACGAGGAGGCGGCGCGCCAGGACACCGGTTTCATATGCAGCTCCACATGGTCCAGCTCGACCATCAGCCAGGCAGCGGACGATGCATCGTCCTTCAGCAGCAAGAGCGGCGACAATGTGGATTGTGCTCCCAAGGTGAGTGGCGAATCCATTGTAAATCCCGGAGAAAGGAGCGCCGGCGGCAGCAAGAAGAGCTCGCCGCTGCATCAGGCAAAAGGCAAGGGAGTAGAATCATCGCCTAAGGCCAAGCAACATAAAACCAAGTCAAAGAGCCCCAGTCCCAGTTCCGGGTCCGCCTCTGGTGCCATTGCCATTCCTCCCATCAGGAACTATCGCTACAGCATGGAGACACTGCGTGAGCTGTCCAAACTGAACGATTCTCGCAAGCCACCAATGGTGCCCTGCCAGAAGGGTGACTGCATCTCGCAGCTGTTCGTTTCccgccagcaacagcagcagcagcaccatgcCCACACCCATGCTCACGCCCATAGCCAGCAATTCCAGCAATACCAGCATATGAACTTCAACGAGTCCCTGGAGTATGTTCCCGGCAAGCGAGGTCGCGGCCATGGAGCCAACAAGAAGCACCACGATGGACACCAGCAGATGGGCGGTGGCTCTGGGGGCATGggcggcggaggcggcggcCTAGCATCCAATCCAAACCAACGTCATATGGACATAATCCGAGTACAGCTTTCGCTTAAGGAGGAGATCAAGCTATCGGAGTGTGAGAATGCCTGGCAGCCGGAACCTCTGCGTCGCACATCCATGGCTCAGGGTCAGGATGAGGACAACGATGTGGAGGGCGTGCTGAAGAAGGTGCGCGGCATACTCAACAAGCTGACGCCCGACAACTTTGAAGTTCTGCTCAAGGAGATGTCCAGCATTAAAATGGACAATGAGGCGAAAATGACAAAT GTCATGCTGCTGATATTCGAAAAGACCATTAGTGAACCGAATTTCGCGCCCACCTATGCCCGCTTCTGCAAGGTGCTTTTCCACGAAATCAAGGCCGAGAACAAGTCACTCTTCACCAGCTCCCTGATCACGCGCATTCAGCACGAGTTCGAGTCGAACGTAAACGATGCCAATGCCAAGGCCAAGAAGCTGCAGCCCACTGTGGATCGTATCAACCAGTGCACGGATCCCGCCAAGAAAGCCGAGCTGCGTTCTGAAATGGAGGACCTGGAGTACCAGTTCCGACGACGTGCCTGGGGCACTGTTCGCTTCATTGGCGAGCTCTTTAAGCTGCAATCGCTGACCAGCGACCGAGTGCTGAACTGCGTCGAGTCACTGCTGGAGCACGGCTGCGAGGAGAAGCTGGAGTACATGTGCAAGCTTCTGACCACCGTGGGCCACCTGCTGGAGACCACTCTGCCCGAGCAGTACCAGCTGCGGGACCGCATCGAGAAGATCTTCCGCCGCATCCAGGACATTGTGAACCGGTCTCGCGGGACGGGACATCGCCAGCAGGCGCACATCAAGATCAGTAGTCGGGTGCGGTTCATGATGCAGGACGTGCTCGATTTGAGGGTGCGGAACTGGGATCAGCCGGCGAGTAACCAGACCCAGGGCGGTGCACGAAACCAACGTCACAAGCCACACGACGACTCCAAGGATCAACAACAGCATCAcagtggaggaggaggcggggGCGGTGGCAGCCGCGGCGGCGGAATGAGCCAGCACTCGCAGCCGATGcatcaccagcaacagcagcagaagcatcACCACCATGGCCATGACAGCGGCAACAATTACTTCATGCAAAAGATgcccaagcagcagcagcacgagAACCAGTCCCTGAGCATTGATCCAAGCAAACTGcgcttcagcagcagcaacgtcAGCGACGACTCGCATGCTAAGCTGGGAAACTCCTCGCACTACCAGTGGCGCAGTGGCAACCGTCCTGTTAGCGGCCCACCATCGACCAACACCAGCGTCCCGCCGCCTACGCCCACATCCCTGCTCAAGCGTCTACCGCCTCCCGGCCAGAACTTCAGTTTATCGCCGTACCACCAGCCTCCACCTCCTCTGGGCACTCCCCTGCCAGCAGTCCATGTCAGTGGTGGCAATAGAAGCAGCCATGTGGAACACCAGACCGACATCGCCTTCACGGGCAAACAGTGCCAGGAGCTCATCACCCAGCTGGTGGAGGAGGTTCTCAATACGCGCGACTGGCAGCCAGAGGTCCTCGTAATGTGGCGTTCGTACAGCGGCAAGCAGCACTCCAAGACGTTGCAATATCTGATGATAAACTACCTGCACGGGGCTGCGGTGAAGCGCCAGCAACGTCTGGCCTGCGGCAACGTCTTTGCCTACCTTATGAGCAAGGAGGCGCTGGACAAGGCAACCTTCGGCCAGGCCTACACACGTTTCAGCGACGAGTTCCCCGATCTCCTCGTGGACGTTCCCAACGGCTGGAGCTATGTCTTTGAGTTTCTCGGGCCCATCATGCACTCTGGTCGCCTGGATCTGAAGGATGTGTGGCAGAGGCGCTGGCTGGAGGACTCCTTCTTCACGGATCGCTTCGTGTTCGCCTTTGTCAACTATTTCGTGCAGGAATTCGGGGCCGCCTATGCCCGCAAGGTGTGGCACAACGACTACAAGCTGGATCGCGGGCAATTGTTCTGGAACGATGTTGGCAAGTATCGCGAGTTTGTGCAGTCGCACAGCTTTTACTTCCTGGACAACAACGGCGTGCCCGGCCAGGGCCAGGGAAAGACACAACCAAAAGCAAAGGGAGGAGCCTCGAGTAGCGCGACGACGCCACGCTCGCCGCTGGAGCATGTTGAGCGGATCAGATATTTGCTGGCCTTGTCCTGTGACATGGCCATCGACTACATCAACACCAACGTGGCCATCAATGCGCACTTTGTGAGGCAGCTCACCAAATTCCTGTGCTGTGATTATGCGCTGACTGTGATGACTAAAAGCAACAAGGGAGGCGGCAAGgcactgcagctgcagctaAACACAGAGAGCTTCCGCACCAGGTGCACGCCGCTGCTGCGTCTTTGCATTGACGCCCAGGAGGCGCTGGAAATAGCCTGCATAGACGAGGCGGTGGACTCTCTGCAGCAGCACTTTATGGCCGAGCTCGAGGGCGATGAGATGGCAGCCGGCGAGACAATATGCAGCACGTTCAGCGTGCTCTACGACAGCGAGGTGATACCCAAGGAGTCGTTCGACAAGTGGTACAAGCTGGAGATTGGCCACTCGTCAGCCTACCGCCGGCCCTTTATCGACCAGCTGCGCGACTTTATCGAGGAGATGTAA
- the LOC108075539 gene encoding myosin-11 isoform X3 encodes MERRGRIPVAKFRTQEAKTRSRSRVREPDYNEQDPEHDMFTLLEDNIALREENKALKLEIETHKTTQEEQQTQHEKLCAQLESLQQHQTNFETQIKEMSSKFSKALNERNALDKLHKMKVDQIHNLTSELEHMREKQTTVQAPLISPRTVFGSVELKRKLFKILQQGSTDSGDSVGGTQDLDSLVDVNSDEVPITSGLVERLADEFLTLKNATNAVELQLYEANEKMAELLEQQHSWEEENESLRTENSNLTKVAKLLTENMKESVETSQKMEAALIKLKQRNDELTAKTRDLTDGQQAGSRVSTSSSVLNEQAEFEQIQDQVQQQAREHNERIVEMVLTL; translated from the exons ATGGAGAGACGCGGACGCATACCAGTGGCCAAGTTCCGCACCCAGGAGGCCAAGACGCGCAGCCGGAGTCGAGTGCGGGAGCCGGACTACAACGAGCAGGACCCCGAGCACGATATGTTCACGCTGCTGGAGGATAACATAGCTCTGCGAGAGGAGAACAAGGCGCTCAAGCTGGAGATTGAGACGC ATAAAACCACACAGGAGGAGCAACAGACTCAGCACGAAAAGCTGTGCGCCCAGCTGGAAAGTTTACAGCAGCACCAGACCAACTTTGAGACCCAAATCAAGGAGATGAGCTCCAAGTTCAGCAAGGCTCTGAACGAGAGAAACGCCCTGGACAAGCTGCACAAAATGAAGGTCGATCAGATACACAA TCTCACAAGCGAACTGGAGCATATGCGCGAGAAGCAGACGACGGTTCAGGCCCCTCTAATTAGTCCTCGCACCGTTTTTGGATCCGTGGAACTCAAACGAAAGCTGTTCAAAATCCTGCAGCAGGGCAGCACGGACAGTGGCGACAGTGTCGGCGGCACTCAAGATCTGGATAGCCTTGTGGATGTGAATTCGGATGAGGTGCCCATCACCAGTGGCCTGGTGGAACGTCTGGCCGATGAGTTCCTCACCCTGAAAAATGCCACCAATGCCGTGGAGCTGCAACTGTACGAGGCCAACGAGAAGATGGCCGAACTGCTGGAGCAG CAACATTCATGGGAGGAGGAGAACGAATCCCTTCGCACGGAGAACAGCAACCTCACGAAAGTGGCCAAGCTGCTCACCGAAAACATGAAGGAGAGTGTGGAAACCAGCCAGAA GATGGAGGCAGCTCTGATCAAGCTGAAGCAGCGCAATGACGAGCTGACAGCAAAGACTCGGGATCTGACCGACGGGCAGCAGGCGGGATCAAGGGTCAGCACATCGTCGAGCGTGCTCAACGAGCAGGCAGAGTTCGAGCAGATCCAGGATcaggtgcagcagcaggcgaGGGAGCACAATGAGCGCATCGTAGAAATG GTCTTGACGCTCTGA
- the LOC108075539 gene encoding shootin-1 isoform X1, with product MERRGRIPVAKFRTQEAKTRSRSRVREPDYNEQDPEHDMFTLLEDNIALREENKALKLEIETHKTTQEEQQTQHEKLCAQLESLQQHQTNFETQIKEMSSKFSKALNERNALDKLHKMKVDQIHNLTSELEHMREKQTTVQAPLISPRTVFGSVELKRKLFKILQQGSTDSGDSVGGTQDLDSLVDVNSDEVPITSGLVERLADEFLTLKNATNAVELQLYEANEKMAELLEQQHSWEEENESLRTENSNLTKVAKLLTENMKESVETSQKMEAALIKLKQRNDELTAKTRDLTDGQQAGSRVSTSSSVLNEQAEFEQIQDQVQQQAREHNERIVEMQSLMDAAIAKTTNDELKKLQLKLEILEEQLREAHMRADRAEEKLAHLEQKSEQKALAAPPPPPPPPPPPQLNSKSSAAAAGGGSFSDHIAGHSLRKGSADKIIENVKHQVQAEAATGLDALMREFKSGGVTLRRRNRRKTGTSEALKEMFQVLEISQKQNRNSKICVDLHSSRGVDV from the exons ATGGAGAGACGCGGACGCATACCAGTGGCCAAGTTCCGCACCCAGGAGGCCAAGACGCGCAGCCGGAGTCGAGTGCGGGAGCCGGACTACAACGAGCAGGACCCCGAGCACGATATGTTCACGCTGCTGGAGGATAACATAGCTCTGCGAGAGGAGAACAAGGCGCTCAAGCTGGAGATTGAGACGC ATAAAACCACACAGGAGGAGCAACAGACTCAGCACGAAAAGCTGTGCGCCCAGCTGGAAAGTTTACAGCAGCACCAGACCAACTTTGAGACCCAAATCAAGGAGATGAGCTCCAAGTTCAGCAAGGCTCTGAACGAGAGAAACGCCCTGGACAAGCTGCACAAAATGAAGGTCGATCAGATACACAA TCTCACAAGCGAACTGGAGCATATGCGCGAGAAGCAGACGACGGTTCAGGCCCCTCTAATTAGTCCTCGCACCGTTTTTGGATCCGTGGAACTCAAACGAAAGCTGTTCAAAATCCTGCAGCAGGGCAGCACGGACAGTGGCGACAGTGTCGGCGGCACTCAAGATCTGGATAGCCTTGTGGATGTGAATTCGGATGAGGTGCCCATCACCAGTGGCCTGGTGGAACGTCTGGCCGATGAGTTCCTCACCCTGAAAAATGCCACCAATGCCGTGGAGCTGCAACTGTACGAGGCCAACGAGAAGATGGCCGAACTGCTGGAGCAG CAACATTCATGGGAGGAGGAGAACGAATCCCTTCGCACGGAGAACAGCAACCTCACGAAAGTGGCCAAGCTGCTCACCGAAAACATGAAGGAGAGTGTGGAAACCAGCCAGAA GATGGAGGCAGCTCTGATCAAGCTGAAGCAGCGCAATGACGAGCTGACAGCAAAGACTCGGGATCTGACCGACGGGCAGCAGGCGGGATCAAGGGTCAGCACATCGTCGAGCGTGCTCAACGAGCAGGCAGAGTTCGAGCAGATCCAGGATcaggtgcagcagcaggcgaGGGAGCACAATGAGCGCATCGTAGAAATG CAAAGTCTAATGGATGCGGCTATTGCCAAAACTACTAACGATGaactaaaaaaattacaacttaaGTTGGAGATCCTCGAGGAGCAGCTGCGCGAGGCTCACATGCGGGCCGACCGTGCCGAGGAGAAGCTGGCCCACTTAGAGCAAAAGTCCGAGCAAAAGGCGCTGGCTgctccaccaccgccgccacctcctcctcctcctccgcaaCTTAACTCTAAATCCAGTGCGGCGGCAGCTGGCGGCGGCAGCTTCAGCGACCACATTGCAGGGCACAGTTTGCGGAAAGGCAGCGCTGACAAGATCATTGAGAACGTGAAGCATCAGGTACAGGCCGAGGCGGCTACAG GTCTTGACGCTCTGATGCGAGAGTTCAAGTCGGGTGGCGTGACCCTGCGGAGGCGCAACCGTCGCAAAACGGGCACCAGCGAGGCCCTTAAGGAGATGTTCCAAGTGCTAGAGATAAGTCAGAAGCAGAACCGCAACTCTAAGATCTGCGTTGACCTGCATTCGAGCCGTGGCGTTGATGTCTAA
- the LOC108075539 gene encoding myosin-11 isoform X2 codes for MERRGRIPVAKFRTQEAKTRSRSRVREPDYNEQDPEHDMFTLLEDNIALREENKALKLEIETHKTTQEEQQTQHEKLCAQLESLQQHQTNFETQIKEMSSKFSKALNERNALDKLHKMKVDQIHNLTSELEHMREKQTTVQAPLISPRTVFGSVELKRKLFKILQQGSTDSGDSVGGTQDLDSLVDVNSDEVPITSGLVERLADEFLTLKNATNAVELQLYEANEKMAELLEQQHSWEEENESLRTENSNLTKVAKLLTENMKESVETSQKMEAALIKLKQRNDELTAKTRDLTDGQQAGSRVSTSSSVLNEQAEFEQIQDQVQQQAREHNERIVEMQTRSVFDIFKPLSNIFKSN; via the exons ATGGAGAGACGCGGACGCATACCAGTGGCCAAGTTCCGCACCCAGGAGGCCAAGACGCGCAGCCGGAGTCGAGTGCGGGAGCCGGACTACAACGAGCAGGACCCCGAGCACGATATGTTCACGCTGCTGGAGGATAACATAGCTCTGCGAGAGGAGAACAAGGCGCTCAAGCTGGAGATTGAGACGC ATAAAACCACACAGGAGGAGCAACAGACTCAGCACGAAAAGCTGTGCGCCCAGCTGGAAAGTTTACAGCAGCACCAGACCAACTTTGAGACCCAAATCAAGGAGATGAGCTCCAAGTTCAGCAAGGCTCTGAACGAGAGAAACGCCCTGGACAAGCTGCACAAAATGAAGGTCGATCAGATACACAA TCTCACAAGCGAACTGGAGCATATGCGCGAGAAGCAGACGACGGTTCAGGCCCCTCTAATTAGTCCTCGCACCGTTTTTGGATCCGTGGAACTCAAACGAAAGCTGTTCAAAATCCTGCAGCAGGGCAGCACGGACAGTGGCGACAGTGTCGGCGGCACTCAAGATCTGGATAGCCTTGTGGATGTGAATTCGGATGAGGTGCCCATCACCAGTGGCCTGGTGGAACGTCTGGCCGATGAGTTCCTCACCCTGAAAAATGCCACCAATGCCGTGGAGCTGCAACTGTACGAGGCCAACGAGAAGATGGCCGAACTGCTGGAGCAG CAACATTCATGGGAGGAGGAGAACGAATCCCTTCGCACGGAGAACAGCAACCTCACGAAAGTGGCCAAGCTGCTCACCGAAAACATGAAGGAGAGTGTGGAAACCAGCCAGAA GATGGAGGCAGCTCTGATCAAGCTGAAGCAGCGCAATGACGAGCTGACAGCAAAGACTCGGGATCTGACCGACGGGCAGCAGGCGGGATCAAGGGTCAGCACATCGTCGAGCGTGCTCAACGAGCAGGCAGAGTTCGAGCAGATCCAGGATcaggtgcagcagcaggcgaGGGAGCACAATGAGCGCATCGTAGAAATG CAAACACGCAGCGTGTTTGACATTTTCAAGCCGCTCTCGAATATCTTCAAGAGCAACTGA